A region from the Sphingopyxis lindanitolerans genome encodes:
- a CDS encoding MBL fold metallo-hydrolase — MNAPNPPLKAAIVPVTAFQQNCTLLWCTETNKAAFVDPGGDLDKLKEAVQQTGVEVEKILVTHGHMDHCGQAGVLAKELGVPIEGPHEDDRFWIEKLGEDGARFGMAGEVFEPDRWLVDGDTVTVGNLQIDVIHCPGHTPGHVVFHHAPSKLAIVGDVLFQGSIGRTDFPRGNHQQLLDSITQKLWPLGGDTIFLPGHGPHSSFAQERRTNPYVADGVVGR; from the coding sequence ATGAACGCTCCCAACCCTCCGCTGAAGGCCGCGATCGTGCCGGTCACCGCTTTTCAGCAGAATTGCACTTTGCTGTGGTGCACCGAAACCAACAAGGCGGCCTTCGTCGATCCCGGCGGCGACCTCGACAAGCTGAAGGAAGCGGTCCAGCAGACCGGGGTCGAGGTCGAGAAGATCCTCGTCACCCACGGCCATATGGACCATTGCGGCCAGGCCGGCGTGCTGGCGAAGGAACTGGGCGTGCCGATCGAGGGGCCGCACGAGGACGATCGCTTCTGGATCGAAAAGCTCGGCGAGGACGGCGCCCGCTTCGGGATGGCGGGCGAGGTGTTCGAGCCCGACCGCTGGCTCGTCGACGGCGACACGGTGACGGTCGGCAATCTTCAGATCGACGTCATCCATTGCCCCGGCCACACGCCCGGTCACGTCGTCTTTCATCACGCCCCGTCGAAACTCGCGATCGTCGGCGACGTGCTGTTCCAAGGGTCGATCGGCCGCACCGACTTTCCGCGCGGCAATCACCAGCAGCTTCTCGATTCGATCACGCAAAAACTCTGGCCGCTCGGCGGCGACACGATCTTTCTGCCCGGCCACGGCCCGCACAGCAGCTTTGCGCAGGAACGGCGGACGAACCCCTATGTGGCCGATGGGGTGGTGGGACGCTGA
- a CDS encoding LysR substrate-binding domain-containing protein — MQDLNDLYYFVQAVDHGGFTAAARALGMQKSKLSRRVGLLEERLGARLIQRSTRRFSVTEIGREYYRHCVAMLVEAEAAQTVVEQSRAEPCGIVRLSCPTGLLAFQFGDLFARYMALYPDVELHVESTNRRIDVIGEGFDLAIRVRPPPLPESDLVMRRFDERTIRIVANPQLLRAHAISLPSDLSGLPSLDFGSLGGDHRWRLVHADGSTADVRHQPRLVTDDMALLRDAALAGVGMVRLPTLVVWEDLQQGRLVTVLPEWRLSNEIVHAVFPSKRGLLPSVRSLLDFLASECATQRQRITG, encoded by the coding sequence ATGCAGGATCTCAACGACCTCTATTATTTCGTCCAGGCGGTCGATCATGGCGGCTTCACCGCGGCGGCGCGCGCGCTGGGAATGCAAAAGTCAAAGCTCAGCCGCCGCGTCGGCTTGCTCGAGGAGCGGTTGGGGGCGCGACTGATCCAGCGGTCGACCCGGCGCTTTTCGGTGACCGAAATCGGCCGCGAATATTATCGCCATTGCGTCGCGATGCTGGTCGAGGCCGAAGCGGCGCAGACGGTCGTCGAGCAATCCCGCGCCGAGCCGTGCGGCATCGTCCGGCTGAGTTGCCCGACCGGCCTGCTCGCTTTCCAGTTCGGCGACCTTTTCGCCCGCTACATGGCGCTCTATCCCGATGTCGAACTCCATGTCGAAAGCACCAACCGCCGCATCGACGTGATTGGCGAAGGCTTCGACCTCGCGATCCGCGTCCGCCCACCGCCGCTTCCTGAAAGCGACCTCGTCATGCGCCGTTTCGACGAGCGCACCATCCGCATCGTCGCGAACCCTCAATTGCTCCGCGCGCACGCGATCTCGCTGCCGTCCGATCTGTCCGGTCTTCCCAGCCTCGATTTCGGCTCGCTCGGCGGCGACCATCGCTGGCGCCTGGTCCATGCCGACGGCAGCACCGCCGACGTGCGTCATCAGCCGCGCCTCGTCACCGACGACATGGCGTTGTTGCGCGACGCCGCGCTCGCCGGGGTGGGGATGGTGCGCCTTCCCACGCTCGTGGTCTGGGAGGATCTGCAACAGGGACGACTGGTGACCGTGCTCCCCGAATGGCGCTTGTCGAACGAGATCGTCCACGCCGTTTTCCCATCGAAACGCGGCCTGCTACCGTCGGTTCGCTCCTTGCTCGACTTTCTGGCGAGCGAATGCGCTACGCAGCGCCAACGTATAACCGGCTGA
- a CDS encoding pirin family protein, whose amino-acid sequence MKTILGTYSNPNQHWVGDGFPVRSLFSYNSLGGQVSPFLLLDYAGPYNFAPTTSRRGVGQHPHRGFETVTIVYDGEVEHRDSAGNGGVIGPGDVQWMTAAGGIIHEEYHSPAFGKTGGPFKMVQLWVNLPAKDKMAPGGYQGITAAEIPTVELPGGAGLGRVIAGELLGTKGPARTFTPINVWDVRLNRDADLTLDLPEGHTAMLVVLGGHVTVNGGEGVGEAEMLLLSRDGDAVRVHADGDATILVLTGEPIDEPIFGHGPFVMNNEAEIRQAIDDYNGGRFARAAA is encoded by the coding sequence ATGAAGACGATCCTCGGCACCTACAGCAATCCCAACCAGCATTGGGTCGGCGACGGCTTTCCGGTCCGCTCGCTCTTTTCCTACAACAGCCTCGGCGGGCAGGTGAGTCCCTTCCTGCTGCTCGATTATGCAGGCCCCTATAATTTCGCGCCGACCACCAGCCGGCGCGGCGTCGGCCAGCATCCGCATCGCGGGTTCGAGACGGTGACGATCGTCTATGACGGTGAGGTCGAGCACAGGGATTCGGCGGGCAATGGTGGCGTCATCGGCCCCGGCGACGTCCAGTGGATGACCGCCGCGGGTGGGATCATCCATGAGGAATATCATTCCCCGGCGTTCGGCAAAACCGGCGGCCCGTTCAAGATGGTGCAGCTCTGGGTCAATCTGCCCGCCAAGGACAAGATGGCGCCCGGCGGCTATCAGGGCATCACTGCGGCCGAAATCCCGACCGTCGAGCTTCCGGGCGGCGCAGGGCTGGGCCGCGTCATCGCCGGCGAGTTGCTGGGCACGAAGGGGCCGGCGCGCACCTTCACCCCGATCAACGTCTGGGACGTGCGGCTGAACCGCGACGCCGATCTGACGCTCGACCTGCCCGAGGGGCACACCGCGATGCTGGTGGTGCTTGGCGGCCATGTCACGGTGAACGGCGGCGAGGGGGTGGGCGAGGCCGAGATGTTGCTGCTCAGCCGCGACGGCGACGCGGTGCGCGTCCATGCCGACGGCGACGCGACGATCCTGGTCCTGACCGGTGAACCGATCGACGAGCCGATCTTTGGCCACGGTCCCTTTGTGATGAACAATGAGGCGGAAATCCGTCAGGCGATCGACGATTATAACGGCGGCAGGTTCGCAAGAGCGGCGGCCTGA